One region of Megalopta genalis isolate 19385.01 chromosome 15, iyMegGena1_principal, whole genome shotgun sequence genomic DNA includes:
- the LOC117219708 gene encoding uncharacterized protein LOC117219708 translates to MNNRVMDATQQCVEFLSRVVCWLWETLDKLMDILFDFLARLIELTLAVMNLIFQTICFLRDLCIEAMQTFANIFRGIVNVVRNITCEEVEDFASACIVVLLWIGFFRILKTLITQVRSRWILFFAARNLQVRTIQTI, encoded by the coding sequence ATGAACAACCGCGTGATGGACGCCACGCAACAGTGCGTCGAATTTTTGTCGCGCGTTGTCTGCTGGCTCTGGGAGACTCTCGACAAGTTAATGGACATCTTGTTCGACTTCCTGGCGAGGTTAATCGAGCTGACACTAGCGGTGATGAACCTGATTTTCCAGACGATTTGCTTCCTAAGGGACCTCTGTATCGAGGCCATGCAAACGTTCGCGAACATTTTCCGGGGGATCGTTAACGTTGTCAGGAACATCACCTGCGAGGAAGTCGAGGACTTTGCCTCGGCTTGCATCGTTGTTTTACTGTGGATCGGTTTCTTCAGGATCCTCAAGACCCTGATCACTCAAGTACGATCTCGTTGGATTTTATTTTTTGCAGCTCGAAATCTTCAAGTCCGAACAATTCAGACAATCTAG
- the Su(fu) gene encoding suppressor of fused — translation MYGNMREREEFCRSFPPGLPAQPPTTRAPGLDALHSLCKEIYPDQSNPLTVTAVVKYWLGGPDPLDYISMYENPGCPELGVPPHWHYISLGLSDLHGDGRIHPKSGPGRPSGFGFELTFRLVRERNEMTPPTWPANVMQQLAKYVFNSGNMLMPGDHVSWHAPLDNGNGRITQILMGRDPQLPTSIYTPHGDVSFVQIIGVTSEELQAAQHWNGLGLVSLLKTSHVCGPWLVTDMRRTRSIMEDEPSIAEKIQSGIEKEGSNLSGVSAKCWWVQVNYDRSSERYREKRNESDEEEDEEEDIKPVIKSERLSPCELDSSLLHDNFVKVLPGLHLTFNLEAGSLLPLAIKGRVMHGRHFTFKSILSNTAVTIVAPTVTGTLVSREKPYVVQGPWLQVLLPEDLSEKMAQEFQILNSPNEVQLPKTFSWPEHKLVITVIND, via the exons ATGTACGGAAACATGCGGGAACGAGAGGAATTTTGCCGAAGTTTTCCGCCAGGATTGCCAGCCCAGCCGCCGACGACACGGGCTCCGGGCCTTGACGCTTTGCACAGTCTTTGTAAAGAGATCTATCCAGACCAAAGTAATCCACTCACTGTTACCGCAGTCGTTAAATACTG GTTGGGTGGTCCGGATCCTCTCGACTACATAAGCATGTACGAGAATCCTGGCTGTCCTGAATTAGGCGTGCCACCACATTGGCATTACATCAG TTTGGGCTTATCAGATTTACATGGAGATGGAAGGATACATCCAAAAAGTGGACCAGGACGTCCCAGTGGATTTGGATTTGAGTTGACCTTCAGATTGGTCAGAGAAAGAAACGAGATGACTCCTCCTACTTGGCCAGCGAACGTGATGCAGCAGTTAGCAAAATATGTTTTTAATTCTGGGAACATGTTGATGCCTGGTGATCATGTATCATGGCATGCTCCTCTCGATAATGGCAATGGTCGCATCACACAGATCTTGATGGGCAGGGATCCTCAATTACCAACATCTATATATACACCTCATGGCGAT gtttcatttgttcaaattatAGGCGTAACATCTGAAGAATTACAGGCTGCACAACATTGGAATGGCTTAGGTCTTGTGAGTTTATTAAAAACTAGTCATGTTTGTGGACCTTGGTTGGTAACAGATATGAGAAGGACACGTTCCATTATGGAGGATGAACCCTCCATAGCAGAAAAGATACAAAGTGGAATAGAAAAAGAGGGGTCTAACCTGAGCGGTGTGTCTGCAAAGTGTTG GTGGGTTCAAGTAAACTATGACAGAAGTTCAGAAAGATATAGAGAGAAAAGGAACGAATCggatgaagaagaagacgaagaagaagatatAAAACCAGTTATAAAATCAGAAAGATTATCTCCGTGTGAACTGGATTCGAGTTTATTACACGATAACTTTGTTAAAGTATTACCAGGCCTCCATTTAACCTTCAACCTTGAAGCAGGATCCTTGTTACCATTAGCGATAAA gGGACGCGTCATGCACGGAAGGCATTTTACATTTAAGTCTATACTGTCCAATACAGCTGTTACTATAGTAGCACCGACAGTCACTGGAACCCTCGTTTCTAGAGAAAAACCATATGTAGTTCAAGGACCATGGTTACAAGTTCTGCTTCCAGAGGATCTATCAGAAAAGATGGCTCAAGAATTTCAAATTTTAAATTCGCCAAATGAA GTCCAATTGCCAAAGACGTTTTCCTGGCCCGAACACAAACTCGTTATTACTGTTATCAACGATTGA